A window from Lampris incognitus isolate fLamInc1 unplaced genomic scaffold, fLamInc1.hap2 scaffold_278, whole genome shotgun sequence encodes these proteins:
- the LOC130133347 gene encoding probable rRNA-processing protein EBP2 — MTVEVAEEEAQMAYESEEEDSELSDEELQEAFAKGILKPGLNVVDVEPQQFINNVEGLKQCLADLRKTLPWVERLDLTNLPAEDIVAKAEGKLPSATSGEINAEDDFQREMYFYSQAQATVLGALPRLKKLNIATKRPEDYFAEMAKSDQHMQKIRQKLIKKQTVMEKIEKAKKLREQRKFGKKVQVEVIQRRQKEKKAMMTAVKKYQKGMTDKLDFLDGDQKNAKGSGQAPKKGMNKKGPNAKRKYKDQKFGFGGKKSGTKWNTKESHNDVSGFRAKVAHGKGKGGKKGKGAKQNKRPGKSVRKKMKGRS, encoded by the exons ATGACTGTGGAGGTCGCAGAAGAGGAGGCACAGATGGCATACGAGTCAGAGGAGGAAGATAGTGAATTATCAGACGAAGAG CTTCAAGAAGCCTTCGCGAAAGGGATACTGAAACCTGGGTTGAACGTCGTGGACGTTGAACCACAACAATTCATCAACAATGTG GAGGGTTTGAAACAATGCCTTGCTGACTTACGGAAGACCCTTCCATGGGTAGAGAGGCTGGACCTGACCAACCTGCCAGCTGAAGACATCGTTGCCAAAGCTGAGGGGAAGCTACCCAGTGCCACAAGTGGAGAAATCAATGCAGAGGATGATTTCCAGAGGGAGATGTATTT CTACAGTCAAGCCCAAGCTACAGTTCTGGGGGCTTTGCCTCGCCTAAAAAAGCTCAACATAGCCACCAAGAGGCCAGAGGATTACTTTGCAGAAATGGCCAAGTCAGACCAGCACATGCAAAAA atcagGCAAAAACTGATTAAGAAACAGACGGTAATGGAGAAGATAGAAAAGGCCAAAAAACTGCGAGAACAGAGGAAGTTTGGCAAAAAG GTCCAAGTAGAGGTTATCcagaggagacagaaagagaagaagGCCATGATGACGGCTGTGAAGAAGTACCAGAAAG GGATGACAGACAAGCTGGATTTCTTGGATGGAGACCAGAAAAATGCTAAAGGATCTGGTCAGGCACCGAAGAAAGGGATGAACAAGAAGGG CCCTAATGCTAAGAGAAAATACAAGGATCAGAAGTTTGGCTTTGGTGGTAAGAAAAGTGGGACCAAGTGGAACACCAAGGAGAGCCACAATGACGTTTCAGGGTTTCGTGCCAAGGTGGCCCATGGGAAAGGCAAAGGAGGGAAGAAAGGCAAAGGAGCAAAACAGAAT AAGCGCCCAGGCAAGTCTGTACGCAAGAAGATGAAGGGTCGTTCATAA